TTGCCATGCGTACGCGACCGTACTTCCCCTGATCAAGTTTGGTTCGAAGATGCCGATATGCTGAACGAGTGAGAGTCTTTCAGCGAATTGGCGAGGGCGGCTTGCTGGCGTGTCATTGGTATTTTCAATGATGCACCTGCAACTTATTGCATTTCCGCAATCGAGTCTGACAACTCGGTTTAAGGACTGTCGATAAGTGCTTAATATTGCTAATTTTTAACTGTTTTACTACACTGGCGAAAACTCTCTCGCCGCTCCAACCAGAACACCAATGAAAACCGACATGTTTTCGTCACTGAAAGTGATGCACGGCGCGGCGCTCAGCACCGCTCTGTCGGTGGCTGCCTCGGTGGTCATCGCAGCGGCTTTTGCTGCGCCGGTGGACGCCTTCGCCGCGTCCGCCACGGCGCCTGCCACGTCCGCGAAAGCCGGTAAGAAGCCTTCGAAGAAGGCCGCCGCCGAGCAAGTCTCCAGCAAGTCGTCGAAAGCCGCGAAGGACGTCAAGGCCGCCGCGAAGAACGATGACGATCAGCCCCGCACCGTTTCGAAGAAGCGCCGCGTCTCGTACACCGTGAACGGCCGTCATCACTCGGTCGTGCGCCGCGTCGCGTTCGAGCCGCGTCAACCGTCCGTCGGCACGGCGTTCGGCCTGCACGAGACGCCTGACGCGCTGATGCTGCGTTCGAGCGTCGCTTACGTGGTCGACCAGAACACGTCTGAGTCGCTGTTCGACAAGAACTCGCGCGCCGTCGTGCCCATCGCGTCGATCACCAAGCTGATGACGGCGATGGTCGTGCTCGATTCGAAGGCGGCGATGACCGAGCAGATCGAAGTCACCGACGAAGATCGCGACTACGAGAAGAATACCGGCTCGCGCCTGTCGGTCGGCTCGGTGCTCTCGCGTGAGGACATGTTGCACATCGCGCTGATGGCGTCGGAAAACCGCGCGGCGGCAGCGTTGTCGCGTTACTTCCCGGGTGGTCGTCCCGCTTTCATGGCCGCGATGAACGCGAAGGCGAAGGCGCTCGGCATGACCGACACCCACTTCGAAAATCCGACGGGCCTGACGAGCCAGAACGTATCGAGCGCGCGTGATCTGGTGAAGATGGTCAACGCCGCGTATCAGTATCCGCTGATCCGCAGGTTCTCGACCGATCGCAGCTACGAGGTGTACACGGGCAAGCGCACGATTGCCTACAACAGCACGAACGCGCTGGTGCGCAACCCGACTTGGGATATCGGCCTGCAGAAGACAGGCTTCATCAACGAAGCAGGCGAGTGCCTCGTGATGCAGGCAACGATCCACGATCGTCCGATGATCATGGTGCTGCTCGATTCATCGGGCAAGTACTCGCGTTTCGCCGATGCGCAACGTCTGCGCACGTGGCTCGACAACGGCGGCGAACAGCGCATCACCAGCGCGGACGCCAACGGCGCCGGGACCTGAGCGAAAGCTCTGCCCAACAAAAAGCCCCGCATTGCGGGGCTTTTTTATTCGCGCGTGTGGGCGGGCATCATGCTGTATGTGC
This is a stretch of genomic DNA from Paraburkholderia caribensis. It encodes these proteins:
- the pbpG gene encoding D-alanyl-D-alanine endopeptidase, which codes for MKTDMFSSLKVMHGAALSTALSVAASVVIAAAFAAPVDAFAASATAPATSAKAGKKPSKKAAAEQVSSKSSKAAKDVKAAAKNDDDQPRTVSKKRRVSYTVNGRHHSVVRRVAFEPRQPSVGTAFGLHETPDALMLRSSVAYVVDQNTSESLFDKNSRAVVPIASITKLMTAMVVLDSKAAMTEQIEVTDEDRDYEKNTGSRLSVGSVLSREDMLHIALMASENRAAAALSRYFPGGRPAFMAAMNAKAKALGMTDTHFENPTGLTSQNVSSARDLVKMVNAAYQYPLIRRFSTDRSYEVYTGKRTIAYNSTNALVRNPTWDIGLQKTGFINEAGECLVMQATIHDRPMIMVLLDSSGKYSRFADAQRLRTWLDNGGEQRITSADANGAGT